The Carassius carassius chromosome 34, fCarCar2.1, whole genome shotgun sequence genome has a segment encoding these proteins:
- the LOC132114851 gene encoding GTPase NRas, which yields MTEYKLVVVGAGGVGKSALTIQLIQNHFVDEYDPTIEDSYRKQVVIDGETCLLDILDTAGQEEYSAMRDQYMRTGEGFLCVFAINNSKSFADVHLYREQIKRVKDSDDVPMVLVGNKCDLARTVDTKQAQELARSYGIEFVETSAKTRQGVEDAFYTLVREIRHYRMKKLNSREDRKQGCLGVSCEVM from the exons ATGACCGAGTATAAGTTGGTTGTTGTGGGAGCAGGTGGTGTTGGGAAGAGTGCTTTAACCATCCAGCTCATTCAGAATCACTTTGTGGATGAATATGACCCTACTATTGAG GACTCTTACAGGAAGCAGGTGGTGATTGACGGTGAGACGTGTCTCCTGGACATCCTGGACACTGCAGGTCAGGAAGAGTACAGCGCAATGAGGGACCAGTACATGAGGACAGGAGAGGGTTTCCTCTGTGTCTTTGCCATAAATAACAGCAAATCCTTCGCAGATGTGCATTTGTACAG AGAACAGATCAAGCGCGTGAAGGACTCTGATGATGTTCCCATGGTCCTAGTGGGGAACAAGTGTGATTTGGCCAGAACGGTGGACACCAAGCAAGCTCAGGAACTTGCCAGAAGCTACGGCATAGAGTTTGTAGAAACTTCTGCCAAGACCAGACAG GGAGTTGAGGATGCTTTTTACACCCTTGTCCGTGAGATCCGACATTATCGCATGAAAAAGCTCAACAGTAGAGAAGACCGAAAGCAGGGCTGTCTGGGCGTGTCCTGTGAAGTCATGTGA